The proteins below are encoded in one region of Brachionichthys hirsutus isolate HB-005 chromosome 12, CSIRO-AGI_Bhir_v1, whole genome shotgun sequence:
- the slc35a5 gene encoding UDP-sugar transporter protein SLC35A5 — protein MATRRSCPGLYSRSSACTLALGLGFVTLGTSRILLLKFSANSDGKYDFLPASVNLLAETLKLLFCLVVSVRVRVKEGRACRELGRSSSSSFLTSLKWAVPAFLYFLDNIIIFYVMTYLQPAMAVLFSNFVILITAVLFRVVLKRRLSWVQWAALVVLFLAMASLTAGTGGKQNASAVPGLHSNPLSTPSNSCVFYTELLEQMRNSSGSRQVSLPGQAWRHKMIGKLRSLGLGHILLLLQCFISAMANIYNEKILKEGDQLSESIFIQNSKLYAFGVVFNGLTLGLGSEARGLTMHCGLLHGHNIYSLALVLFTAALGLSVAFILKFRDNMFHVMTGQITTLLVTAMSLFLFDFRPSLEFFLQAPMVLLAIFIYNASRPKDMEYSLQLENLRVINGEVFERSRGDGEELELLTKPMSDSESEESL, from the exons ACGGAAAGTATGACTTTCTCCCTGCATCTGTCAATCTGCTTGCTGAGACACTCAAGCTGCTCTTCTGTCTGGTTGTGTCGGTCAGAGTCAGAGTCAAAG aGGGACGGGCGTGTCGAGAGCTGGGAcgttcctccagctcctcttttcTAACGTCCCTTAAGTGGGCGGTTCCTGCGTTCCTTTACTTCCTGGACAACATTATCATCTTCTATGTGATGACCTACCTCCAGCCT GCGATGGCAGTGTTGTTCTCCAACTTCGTGATCCTGATCACAGCGGTGCTCTTCCGTGTTGTTCTGAA GAGGCGTCTGTCCTGGGTTCAGTGGGCAGCTTTAGTGGTCCTTTTCCTGGCGATGGCTTCCTTGACAGCAGGAACTGGGGGTAAACAGAATGCTAGCGCTGTGCCCGGTCTTCACTCGAACCCCCTCTCTACCCCCTCCAACTCCTGCGTGTTTTATacggagctgctggagcagatgAGGAACAGCAG TGGATCGAGGCAGGTGTCCTTGCCTGGGCAGGCCTGGAGACACAAGATGATTGGGAAGCTTCGGTCTCTGGGTCTTGGtcacatcctgctcctcctccagtgctttATCTCTGCCATGGCTAATATCTACAATGAAAAGATACTCAAAGAAGGAGACCAACTTAGTGAAAGCATCTTCATCCAGAACAGTAAACT GTATGCATTCGGTGTGGTATTTAATGGTCTGACACTAGGACTTGGTAGTGAGGCTCGAGGACTCACCATGCACTGTGGCCTCCTCCATGGACATAACATCTACTCCCTGGCTCTTGTCCTTTTCACTG ctgctcTGGGTTTATCGGTGGCCTTCATCTTGAAATTCAGAGATAACATGTTCCATGTGATGACAGGCCAGATCACCACTCTTCTGGTCACTGCCATGTCACTCTTCCTCTTCGACTTCCGACCTTCTCTGGAGTTCTTCCTTCAAGCTCCCATGGTCCTGCTGGCCATCTTTATCTACAATGCTAGCCGGCCCAAAGACATGGAGTACAGCTTGCAGCTAGAAAATCTGAGAGTCATCAATGGAGAGGTGTTCGAGCGGTCCAGAGGG GACGGTGAAGAACTCGAGCTCCTGACCAAGCCCATGTCAGACAGCGAATCAGAGGAGTCTCTGTAG